In Xenopus laevis strain J_2021 chromosome 2S, Xenopus_laevis_v10.1, whole genome shotgun sequence, a genomic segment contains:
- the LOC108709768 gene encoding SLAIN motif-containing protein 1-like — protein MAEVKCSSSSTGSPTNNGLVVNAELEMKKLQELVRKLEKQNEQLRNRASAVSNCTPSPHLLLQHQHPPSVVHQPGTCIHSSPVLSRPTGLYLPSPLPTLLCTSALAGSLFSPDSMGYYSNNNRLPFSCINAAERAQNDCKVPVHSLLDEVEILDLEDGYCSGDEETW, from the coding sequence ATGGCAGAGGTgaagtgcagcagcagcagcactggaTCTCCCACCAATAATGGGCTGGTGGTGAATGCAGAGCTGGAGATGAAGAAGCTGCAAGAGCTGGTGAGGAAGCTGGAGAAGCAGAATGAGCAGCTGAGGAACCGAGCTAGTGCTGTGAGCAACTGTACACCAAGCCCACACCTGCTGCTGCAGCATCAGCATCCTCCTTCTGTGGTGCATCAGCCAGGGACATGTATCCACTCTTCCCCTGTGCTCTCACGGCCCACGGGGCTCTACCTACCCAGTCCTTTGCCCACTTTGCTCTGCACTTCAGCCTTGGCCGGCAGCCTCTTTTCCCCAGATTCCATGGGCTATTACAGTAATAACAACAGGCTGCCGTTTTCCTGCATCAATGCTGCAGAGAGGGCACAAAATGACTGTAAAGTTCCAGTTCATTCCCTACTGGATGAGGTGGAGATTTTGGATCTGGAGGATGGGTATTGCAGTGGCGATGAGGAAACCTGGTAA